The genomic region AGCAGCTAACAATTCACCATTTTTTTTTTGTTTGATAGAGAAAATTCTATCTCTCATTGATGATCCATACACATTTTCCCATTGAACTTCACCAAATTGATTAAATTTAACTATCATTCCGTCAGCTGTTTCTGGAAATGCGTTGGTTTCACCTGCAATAACAAAACCACCATCAAGAGCATTGTCTACAGACCACGCATAGTCTTTATTCACCCCTCCTAATGCCCTTGTCCAGAGCGTATCACCAATTGAATCAGTTCTTACAATATAGAAATCAAACTGACCAGCACCAAATGAATTGGTAGTTCCTGCAATTATAAAACCCCCATCGTCAGTTTTTTTTAGTGAGTAACCGTATTCATCACCATCTCCCCCATAAATTCTCGTCCATAAAGTATCGCCGTTTGAGTCTGTACGAAGCAGCCAAATGTCGTAATCTGTAAGTGGGATTGATTTTGTATAACCAACAATGGCAAATCCTCCGTCCCATAATTCTTCAACATCGTAAGCTACATCAATACTATCTCCGCCATATTGTTTTGTCCATAGTGTATCGGGCTCTTGAGCAAATAACAAATCAGACAAGATTATTAAAAAAGAATAATTGAAGCATTGTGAATATTCTTATACATTTCATTTTGTGTTACCCCCTAGTCTTCAACATAATCTAAATTGTGATCAATGCAAAACGGATCCTGCCATTCTGTCCCAATTTTCCAGGTGTTAGTCCCATATTTAACAGCAGTGGGAGCAGTATCATACTCTCCCACTGGACATAAATCGGGATTAAAATCTGGGTGACAAATCATTATGTTATTATTTATTAGTCCATTCGTACCCGTATCATAAAATTCAATTCTTAATGGTCGCCTAGTAGGATCTAAACTTACTATAGTACAATTCTGAACATCAGAATAAAACTCACTATTGGCGAAGTCATTACTTTGTGTTATTCCTATCCTTTTCCACCGGCTATGTAACTATTATAAGCCCTTAACCTTGGCTTCTCTACCGCCTCCGTCTATAAATCCTGCTTCTATTCCAGATTTCTTATCATCATTTACATTTATATAACAATTATTAACCGTCAATCTGCCAGCCTTGTATATTCGTAGTCCACTTTCCTGTTCATAATAAATATCAGGATTCCTGAATACGTGTATCCCATCTCCTTGATGTTCTGCACCTGGCAGGTCTATTCCTGTGGAGTCAATTGAAGAGGATTCAATCAGCACATTATATCCTGCAACCTGTACACCATCCCAGCCTGTTCTTTGTACCGTTGAGTTCATCAATGTACCGTAATCGCCAAACAATTTAATTCCCGCTGGAAATGGATTCGTCTGTATCGGCAGCGGACTTCCGTAAGGTGAGTTTCCCCAGGCTGCCCACCCGCAGCTATCTATGTAAATATTGTCACCGGTAAAATAATTTGAGTACGAGTCAGTCTTAATTCCGTAGGCACGGAACCTTCTTATCTGCAAATCTTTAATAACAGCAAAGTTTGTATTTACCAGTTCAAAACATCTCATACTCCTGTTTGAAGTATCCTCTTTATCTTCCGGCAGGATACCTTCAAAAATTGTATTGGCTTTGCTTTTACCTATGAAAGATATATTGACAAAATTTCTTACAACAAAGGAATCAATCAGATAAGTAGAATCGGTAAAATAGAAAGATGTGAAAGAAGCTAATCTATGCTTCAGATCCTCGATAGAATAAGCATTAGTCCAGCTTGAGCCGGAGTGGTCACCAGTGCCGTGAGGTGTCACATATTTAGCAATTGGTGGGGAGGGGGGTACACTGTTGTTATCTCCCAATAAATTGGAATTGGTGTTATTATAATTAGCAGCAATAAAACAATAAACTGCCGCAAATAATAGGACCGAACGAACAAGAACGATTTTCATCAGAACCTCCTGAAATAGTATTGAAAGAATCATTAATAAGTTATTTACCTCTCCTGATAAAATTTTCGAAAGCATATTACAAATACATAAAGAGAAAGTCAATCACACGAATGTGGTATTTACAAAGATGACATCCCGCCTAGCAGGATGTCATCTTATAAAGAAAGAAGGGATGATTATTTCAAAAGTATTCTTTGTGAGATTACTATTGTAATAATTACATTACTTTGTCAGCAGCATCTTCTTAGAAGTTGTAAAACTTCCTGCTTTTATCTGATATACATAAACTCCGCTTGCTAAAGATGAAGCATCAAATTCAACTTCAAACTTGCCGGCAGGTTTTACTTCGTTTACAAGAATTGCCACTTCCCTTCCGAGTATATCAATTACTTTTATTGTCACAAACTCTTTTTGCGGCAGCGAGTAAGAGATTACTGTACTCGGATTAAATGGATTCGGATAATTCTGCTCCAATGTAAATTCTGTAGGTGAATTTATTTCAACTTCAACTGTGTTTGAGTATTCAAAACTTCCATCAAAGTCAATTTGTTTTAATCTGTATTGATATATCCCTGATAAAAGGTTTTCATCAATAAAAGAATAACTCTTTCGTTCAGTGGTAGTTCCAAATCCGGGAATGAAAGCAATTTGATTCCAATCCTGATTGCTGACTGAAGACTGAGGACTGCCGACTTGTTTTCTTTCAATCTCAAACCCGCTGTTATTTGTCTCCGTTGCAGTTTGCCAGTTAAGCGAAACTTCGTTTTGCTGTGCTGTTGCTGTGAAGGCTGTTAACTCTATGGGGATGATGTCGGAGGCAAGTTTAACAAGATATACTTGAAAACGATAGCCATCACTAACTTCGTTAGCACTTTTATATCCTGCTATAATATAACCATTATCTTGGGTTTGCTTTACTGATAGGAATCCATCTGTTCCGTGCGTAAGCACAGGACCTTTTTTGCTGGATGCATTTTGGTTGAACAGTTTTTGCCACAAAATATTCCCACTACTATCAGTTCTTACAATAAAAGCCCTTGAAGCACAATCAAAACAACTTGATTGACCGACGACGATGTAGCCTCCATCAATGGTTTGCTGAACTGAACAGCCAATATCACCATCATTATCGTAGTCAAAGGTTTTTGACCATAATTCGTTGCCAAGCGAATCTGCTTTTATCAACCACAAATCCCATAATTCTCCGACCCTAATACTCCCGCATGCGATATATCCACCATCATTTGTCATTTCGACGGCATAAAAATAATCTTGAAAAGCATCTCCAAACATGCCCGACCAAAGAGAGTCTCCAGCAGAATTCAAATTCAATAACCACCCTGCTAAGTCACTACCTAGAATTTGAAATGTGCCGGCAATGATTAATTTGTGTCCAAAACTTTCAATAATTGAATAAGCTCTATCTGCAAGAATCGACCCATAAGTTCTATTCCACAATTGTTCACCAAATTGATCTATCTTTATGAACATTGCATTAGGAATTTCAGGGAATGCATTCGTTTCCCCAGCCAAAACAAATCCTCCATCATAAGTATTATCAACAGACCAAGCGTAATCGTTATTTACCCCCCCAAATGTTTTAGTCCAAAGGGTGTCACCAATGGAGTCAATCCTTATAACATAAAAATCAAACACACCTGCGCCGAAAGTGTTTGTTGTACCTGCAATGATAAATCCTCCATCATCAGTTTTTTTTAGTGAGTATCCATAATCATCCCCGTTCCCTCCATAGGTTCTTGTCCACAATGTATCTCCATCAGTGTTTAATCTTAAAACCAAACATCAAAATTTGTAAGCGGAATTGATTTAGTGTAACCAACTACTGCATAACCACCATCATTCAATTCTTCAATATCATAAGCTACATCATCACTATCTCCACCAAGTACTTCCGTCCATAAGGTTTGAGGTTCTTGAGAAAAGATAAGATCAGAAAATAAATAGATAAATGTTAAACAGATAACCAAACGATTTTTAAAATTTCTCATTTTTAATCCTCCTCTGAAGTACAGTTAGGGATTTGTTCACTGCAGAAAATCAATTGCCAATCGTCTCCTTTTTTCCATCTATTGTTTTCATATGTAACAGAATTTGGTATGGTGTTACACTCTCCTACCGGACAGTTTTTAGAATAATTGGCTTGGCATAGAAAGATATTGTTTTTTATTTTTCCTGGTGTCCCCGCATCCCAATTTTCAATTCTAAGTGGATACCTGTTCACCTCTAAATTAACAATCGTACTATTTTCAATTGTAGAATAAAAAGCACCTCCCACAGGATTTGCATTTTGTGTAACTCCGATACCTTTACCTCCGGTTATATAACTATCATA from Ignavibacteriales bacterium harbors:
- a CDS encoding right-handed parallel beta-helix repeat-containing protein — protein: MKIVLVRSVLLFAAVYCFIAANYNNTNSNLLGDNNSVPPSPPIAKYVTPHGTGDHSGSSWTNAYSIEDLKHRLASFTSFYFTDSTYLIDSFVVRNFVNISFIGKSKANTIFEGILPEDKEDTSNRSMRCFELVNTNFAVIKDLQIRRFRAYGIKTDSYSNYFTGDNIYIDSCGWAAWGNSPYGSPLPIQTNPFPAGIKLFGDYGTLMNSTVQRTGWDGVQVAGYNVLIESSSIDSTGIDLPGAEHQGDGIHVFRNPDIYYEQESGLRIYKAGRLTVNNCYINVNDDKKSGIEAGFIDGGGREAKVKGL
- a CDS encoding T9SS type A sorting domain-containing protein, which translates into the protein MWTRTYGGNGDDYGYSLKKTDDGGFIIAGTTNTFGAGVFDFYVIRIDSIGDTLWTKTFGGVNNDYAWSVDNTYDGGFVLAGETNAFPEIPNAMFIKIDQFGEQLWNRTYGSILADRAYSIIESFGHKLIIAGTFQILGSDLAGWLLNLNSAGDSLWSGMFGDAFQDYFYAVEMTNDGGYIACGSIRVGELWDLWLIKADSLGNELWSKTFDYDNDGDIGCSVQQTIDGGYIVVGQSSCFDCASRAFIVRTDSSGNILWQKLFNQNASSKKGPVLTHGTDGFLSVKQTQDNGYIIAGYKSANEVSDGYRFQVYLVKLASDIIPIELTAFTATAQQNEVSLNWQTATETNNSGFEIERKQVGSPQSSVSNQDWNQIAFIPGFGTTTERKSYSFIDENLLSGIYQYRLKQIDFDGSFEYSNTVEVEINSPTEFTLEQNYPNPFNPSTVISYSLPQKEFVTIKVIDILGREVAILVNEVKPAGKFEVEFDASSLASGVYVYQIKAGSFTTSKKMLLTK